The Ruminococcus bovis genome includes a region encoding these proteins:
- a CDS encoding tyrosine-type recombinase/integrase, translating to MNIKNKQTSKLTTDYLNFCISRKNLDQKTIKSYKIDLRQYFEFTTNCKLEWTNKKSIEQYIDLLHYKYKPKSVKRKIASLKAFFHYLEIEELIEINPFHKIQIKYKEPFILPKTIPINNIEQIIRYAYLQLAKSNTEYTKKVTLRNTLILELLFATGMRISELCTLTIEQIDFNDYIIKIYGKGSKERLIQICNENVRAIIKKYYETYRLGTKSNNYFFINRLGNRLSEQSVRNMINSYAIGAKIPIHITPHMFRHSFATLLLEEDVDIRYIQQMLGHSSITTTQIYTHTSINKQKNILSAKHPRNKLEIYI from the coding sequence ATGAATATAAAAAATAAACAAACATCTAAGTTAACAACTGATTACCTTAACTTCTGTATTTCAAGAAAAAATCTTGATCAGAAAACGATAAAATCATACAAAATCGACTTAAGACAATACTTTGAATTTACCACCAACTGCAAACTTGAATGGACAAATAAAAAATCCATCGAACAATACATTGATTTACTGCACTACAAATACAAGCCTAAAAGTGTTAAGCGTAAAATTGCTTCCCTAAAAGCATTTTTTCACTATCTAGAAATTGAAGAACTTATTGAAATTAACCCATTTCATAAGATACAAATCAAGTACAAAGAACCGTTTATTCTCCCTAAAACTATTCCAATAAATAATATTGAACAGATTATAAGATATGCTTATCTACAACTAGCTAAATCTAATACAGAGTATACTAAGAAAGTTACTTTGAGGAACACGTTAATACTTGAATTATTGTTTGCTACCGGTATGAGGATTTCAGAACTATGCACACTTACAATTGAACAAATTGATTTTAATGACTACATAATAAAGATATATGGAAAAGGTTCAAAAGAACGATTAATACAAATTTGCAATGAAAATGTACGAGCTATAATAAAAAAATATTATGAAACATATAGATTAGGAACAAAAAGCAATAACTATTTCTTTATTAACAGGCTTGGTAACAGACTATCTGAGCAGTCTGTTCGCAATATGATTAACAGCTATGCAATCGGAGCAAAAATTCCAATACACATTACACCTCATATGTTTCGTCACTCTTTTGCAACGCTCTTGCTTGAAGAAGATGTTGACATCAGATATATTCAACAAATGCTTGGACACAGTTCAATTACAACAACACAAATTTATACACATACCAGCATTAATAAGCAGAAAAATATTCTTTCAGCCAAACATCCAAGAAATAAATTAGAAATCTATATCTAA
- a CDS encoding AAA family ATPase, producing MENLIDREHEIQNLSDLVNSQSSTNKIIVLSGISGIGKSGIIEKFKMSKLISNDVITVKMNKSSVETIENLQYFNNIYKELEDFSIKNSSLVPTPTEYGIRNFGNLLRYVFYLLRSVLGLGDAEPLAEIGEESSIIRKKDYIIYLLNHSNIILNIDNIQNIDTQSFELLQFIIKNTKNKTFIFEYTLGEKEKTHFYNFYKELIDTGMTVKNFVVEKMDFSIAKSLAPKIIHLILM from the coding sequence ATGGAAAATTTAATTGATAGAGAGCACGAAATTCAAAACTTGTCGGATTTAGTCAACTCACAAAGTTCTACAAATAAAATTATTGTTCTCAGTGGGATAAGTGGAATAGGAAAAAGTGGAATAATAGAAAAATTCAAAATGAGTAAATTAATCTCTAATGATGTAATAACAGTTAAGATGAACAAAAGTTCAGTGGAGACCATTGAGAATCTTCAATATTTTAATAATATTTATAAAGAACTTGAAGATTTTTCAATTAAGAATTCTTCTTTAGTACCAACACCTACAGAATATGGAATTAGAAACTTTGGAAATCTATTAAGATATGTTTTCTATTTATTGCGATCAGTCCTTGGTCTAGGAGATGCTGAACCTCTTGCTGAAATTGGGGAAGAATCTTCTATTATACGCAAAAAAGATTATATTATATATTTGTTAAACCACTCAAATATTATTTTAAATATTGATAACATTCAAAATATTGATACTCAATCCTTTGAATTATTGCAGTTTATCATTAAAAACACAAAGAATAAAACTTTTATTTTTGAATATACCCTTGGCGAAAAGGAGAAAACACACTTTTATAATTTTTATAAAGAATTAATTGATACAGGCATGACTGTTAAAAACTTTGTCGTCGAAAAAATGGATTTCAGTATAGCGAAATCGTTAGCACCAAAAATAATTCATTTAATTTTGATGTAA
- a CDS encoding transposase domain-containing protein, whose translation MGRKNFLFANTESGATGSAVMYSIIETAKENNLNPFRYLTYIFKKFPNIKENETADILLPWNAPEECKVKI comes from the coding sequence ATGGGCAGAAAGAATTTCCTGTTTGCCAATACTGAGTCAGGAGCTACTGGCAGTGCTGTTATGTACAGCATAATCGAAACAGCCAAAGAGAACAATCTGAATCCGTTTAGATATCTGACCTATATCTTCAAAAAGTTCCCTAATATTAAGGAAAATGAAACGGCTGATATTCTACTGCCTTGGAATGCACCAGAGGAGTGCAAAGTTAAAATTTGA
- a CDS encoding IS66 family transposase zinc-finger binding domain-containing protein: MPEKKEATLDKLPENIKTVVVEHTLPEEEKVCPNCNEQLEVIGKEVKKTLKIKPAEVIIQEDVYYTYACKNCEKTVLRPQ; encoded by the coding sequence ATACCCGAAAAGAAAGAAGCTACTCTTGACAAATTACCAGAAAACATCAAGACAGTTGTTGTAGAGCATACTCTTCCCGAAGAAGAAAAGGTATGTCCTAACTGTAATGAACAGCTTGAGGTTATTGGTAAGGAAGTAAAGAAAACATTAAAAATCAAACCTGCTGAGGTGATTATTCAGGAGGATGTATATTACACCTACGCCTGCAAGAATTGTGAGAAAACGGTATTGAGACCCCAATAG
- a CDS encoding IS66 family transposase, producing MIIKDKNSETITISLDEYNELKSLKEHCSELETQVKWLMEQLKINNKKTYGSKSEQSEYIYEQLSLLHNEAELYSDVEAKEEVKVASHTRKERSYS from the coding sequence ATGATAATCAAGGATAAAAACAGTGAAACAATTACTATTTCACTGGATGAATATAATGAACTAAAATCATTAAAAGAGCACTGTTCAGAACTTGAAACACAGGTGAAGTGGCTGATGGAGCAGCTTAAGATAAATAATAAAAAGACCTATGGCTCAAAAAGTGAACAATCGGAATATATTTACGAACAGCTTAGTCTTCTTCATAACGAAGCAGAGCTCTACTCAGATGTAGAAGCAAAGGAAGAGGTTAAGGTGGCTTCTCATACCCGAAAAGAAAGAAGCTACTCTTGA
- the tnpB gene encoding IS66 family insertion sequence element accessory protein TnpB (TnpB, as the term is used for proteins encoded by IS66 family insertion elements, is considered an accessory protein, since TnpC, encoded by a neighboring gene, is a DDE family transposase.), producing MLNDFNCNCPIYLASGYTDLRRGIDGLATIIEKQFKLESCTNALFLFCGRRTDRIKGLYWEGDGFLLLYKRLEKGKFQWPRKSEECVTITPQQYRWLMEGLNIIQPKSTQKISGIKFS from the coding sequence ATGCTTAATGATTTTAATTGTAATTGCCCGATATACCTTGCAAGTGGATATACTGATCTACGCAGAGGAATAGACGGACTTGCAACAATAATAGAAAAGCAGTTTAAGCTTGAGTCTTGTACAAATGCTTTGTTTCTCTTCTGTGGACGAAGAACGGATAGAATTAAAGGTTTGTATTGGGAAGGTGACGGATTTCTGCTTCTGTATAAAAGGCTTGAAAAAGGTAAGTTTCAATGGCCTCGAAAATCTGAAGAATGTGTCACAATAACACCTCAGCAATATCGTTGGTTAATGGAGGGACTTAATATAATCCAGCCTAAGTCAACACAAAAAATAAGTGGAATAAAGTTCTCATAA
- the tnpA gene encoding IS66 family insertion sequence element accessory protein TnpA, whose product MNKGIRTLRKEQNLALWANQVEKCNNSGLSVAQWCRNNNIPVSTFWSRQKKVYEAYTQKNRPQFIEVSVEPEVNANSPMISIKEMISQ is encoded by the coding sequence ATGAACAAAGGTATCAGAACATTAAGAAAAGAACAGAACCTGGCTCTTTGGGCAAACCAAGTAGAGAAATGCAACAACAGTGGGTTAAGTGTTGCGCAGTGGTGCAGAAATAACAATATTCCTGTAAGTACATTTTGGAGCAGACAGAAAAAGGTATACGAAGCCTACACTCAAAAAAACAGACCTCAATTCATAGAAGTGTCAGTAGAACCAGAAGTAAACGCTAACTCACCTATGATTTCTATCAAAGAAATGATTTCACAGTAG
- a CDS encoding tetratricopeptide repeat protein: MKFSDEELFSLLPRLKEFLNNQKYPQLLVNKLVEYRESILKITANSIIIQKGIYELTILLIEVCISNKLADEAQKNLNTIFDADNNYHLALQGLIYSLSESFETEVKLQSLIENAPTNSRLKLILELALMNYCMKMHSSNISGKLGIEILNNPFYMKFKEYAYVLRNYAELCDDNETAIEYYMKALKIFKTQKMNLNVSSVYMSLAMIYAYKGNLLEAKKSLKSALSLDQSSTTICYYLNNIAVIDILGNKYDQKTEKALLDSSLLSVTVYETVLIYCNLLIYYCLTDKYDTASFYVKKIEDLYSNFQYEEFLHIVYQDLFFYYSRIKNIEMTNFYYKKIIAIINNPNTKEFTRSLAEGINGLCDSNSFYSKFPFRVDFLGYWEFTIDSELGHCL, translated from the coding sequence ATGAAGTTTTCTGATGAAGAATTGTTTTCTTTATTACCTAGATTAAAAGAATTTTTAAATAATCAAAAGTATCCACAATTATTAGTTAATAAGCTAGTGGAATATCGAGAATCTATATTAAAAATTACAGCAAATAGTATAATTATACAAAAAGGTATATATGAATTAACAATCTTATTAATTGAAGTTTGCATCTCAAATAAACTTGCAGATGAAGCACAGAAAAACCTTAATACTATTTTTGATGCCGATAATAACTATCATTTGGCATTGCAAGGGTTAATCTATTCCTTGAGTGAATCATTTGAAACTGAAGTTAAGTTACAGTCATTAATTGAAAATGCACCAACCAATAGCAGACTGAAACTTATTCTCGAATTAGCACTAATGAATTATTGTATGAAAATGCACAGTTCTAATATATCTGGAAAACTAGGTATAGAAATTTTAAATAATCCTTTTTATATGAAATTCAAGGAGTATGCATATGTACTTAGAAATTATGCTGAATTATGTGATGATAATGAAACAGCAATAGAATATTATATGAAAGCATTAAAAATATTTAAAACTCAAAAAATGAACCTAAATGTTTCGTCCGTATATATGTCTTTAGCAATGATTTATGCTTATAAAGGAAATCTATTAGAAGCAAAAAAATCACTAAAAAGTGCTCTATCATTGGATCAAAGTAGTACTACAATATGCTATTATTTGAATAACATTGCTGTAATTGACATTTTGGGTAATAAATACGATCAAAAAACTGAAAAAGCTTTACTTGATTCATCTTTATTATCAGTTACAGTATATGAAACTGTACTCATATACTGTAACTTATTAATTTATTATTGCCTGACAGATAAGTATGATACAGCATCTTTTTATGTTAAAAAAATAGAAGATTTATATTCAAACTTTCAATATGAGGAGTTTCTACATATTGTTTATCAAGATTTATTTTTTTATTATTCAAGAATAAAAAATATTGAAATGACAAATTTTTATTACAAAAAAATCATAGCAATAATAAATAATCCTAACACAAAAGAATTTACAAGAAGCCTTGCAGAAGGTATAAATGGGTTATGTGATAGTAATTCTTTTTATTCAAAATTTCCATTTAGAGTTGATTTCTTAGGTTATTGGGAGTTCACAATTGATAGTGAGTTAGGCCATTGTTTATAA
- a CDS encoding D-alanine--D-alanine ligase family protein has protein sequence MINEKIVLVTDSNTKISKASISDRNLEGNSCISTQKISDAIKNCCKEFEMYTEIEDFVDNIKQHKSNLIFPMKYGKNTPDSKSIVPGICEGMNMRYIGADDYTHMICNDKYTSKLFAKQFGIKSAPCFLVRNLDNKDYVIKSIRSLKLPLVIKPNFGGGSTGISNNNVCVDYDKAITLCEELFYYHKMPILVEEYLDGQEVELIIVGNKNQVVFSQEVQLTMANKELFDKEIWGFETKKIDDSSIGFKLSSYIDENTKEKLHCLFKSFHKIEFMRVDGRFHKGEFHLIELSPDCYLGDDCAFYYAFQKQGYSLSEMFEFLINNGLTHYQL, from the coding sequence ATGATTAATGAAAAAATTGTATTAGTAACAGATAGTAACACAAAAATAAGTAAGGCTTCTATTTCTGACCGTAATTTGGAAGGAAACAGTTGCATATCCACTCAAAAAATTTCGGATGCAATCAAAAACTGTTGCAAAGAATTTGAAATGTATACGGAAATTGAAGATTTTGTTGATAATATTAAACAGCATAAAAGTAATTTGATATTCCCAATGAAATATGGTAAAAATACCCCTGATTCAAAAAGCATAGTTCCCGGTATATGCGAAGGAATGAATATGCGATATATCGGAGCAGATGATTATACACATATGATTTGCAACGATAAATACACATCTAAATTATTTGCAAAACAGTTTGGAATAAAATCTGCACCTTGTTTTTTAGTAAGGAATTTAGATAACAAAGATTATGTTATTAAATCTATAAGATCTTTAAAACTTCCCCTTGTCATAAAGCCAAATTTCGGAGGTGGCTCTACCGGAATATCTAATAATAATGTTTGTGTTGATTACGATAAAGCTATTACACTTTGCGAAGAATTATTTTACTATCACAAAATGCCTATATTGGTAGAGGAATATCTAGACGGACAAGAAGTTGAGTTAATTATAGTTGGTAATAAAAATCAAGTTGTCTTTAGTCAAGAAGTACAATTGACAATGGCAAATAAAGAACTTTTCGATAAAGAAATTTGGGGATTTGAAACCAAAAAAATTGATGACTCAAGTATAGGATTTAAATTAAGTAGCTATATTGATGAAAATACTAAAGAAAAACTTCATTGCTTATTCAAATCTTTTCATAAAATAGAATTTATGAGGGTGGACGGAAGATTTCATAAGGGCGAATTTCATTTAATAGAATTATCCCCTGATTGTTATTTAGGTGACGATTGTGCATTCTATTATGCGTTCCAAAAACAAGGATATTCTTTATCAGAAATGTTTGAATTTCTTATAAACAATGGCCTAACTCACTATCAATTGTGA
- a CDS encoding FRG domain-containing protein: MFFFFFENNLIENTIIKKAFEIVCINKLRQDYYCDMSEYIFARINKNEIYSSLSAMKSPFAYLYKNSYPQRDKANEYWYSFSKNNLVCYNEKMEMSAIEAKAIVYWIYRIYNNAEQRRVATKEMLSELSFSFELDELSFAQAIIYIKSKVEINLITSFDKANKILQSIGKTGNSIYYRGHSNVNYVLLPSVMRLNSWYEHECDLYNETVIECPDSFKNSSTHLDYLVEMQHYGLPTRLLDITRNPLVALYFACCDNFNSQGELVVFDVKTDEIKYPKSDTVSILASLPLLDSNMKKKLLTWAKDKTLSTSDFNCKAIRLLHEVKLEKPAFRDEIVKEDILNCFFVLAEKKNDRIIKQDGAFIICGLFDITNNVINKYRYREGKKIQIYIIEKQAKKGILKQLDKFSINRGQLFPEIADVTGHVKEKYK, from the coding sequence ATGTTTTTTTTCTTTTTTGAAAACAATCTGATTGAAAATACAATTATTAAAAAAGCTTTTGAAATAGTATGTATAAACAAGTTAAGACAGGATTACTATTGTGATATGTCTGAGTATATATTTGCAAGAATAAATAAAAATGAGATTTATTCTTCTTTGTCTGCAATGAAATCACCTTTTGCTTATCTTTATAAAAATTCATATCCACAAAGAGATAAGGCAAACGAATATTGGTACTCTTTTAGTAAAAATAATTTAGTTTGTTATAATGAGAAAATGGAAATGAGTGCTATTGAAGCAAAGGCAATAGTTTATTGGATTTATAGAATTTATAATAATGCAGAACAGCGAAGAGTAGCTACAAAAGAAATGTTAAGTGAACTTAGCTTTTCTTTTGAATTGGATGAATTGTCATTTGCTCAGGCTATTATATACATAAAATCTAAAGTAGAGATTAATTTAATAACTTCTTTTGATAAAGCAAATAAAATATTACAATCAATCGGAAAAACCGGAAACAGTATATATTACAGAGGTCACTCTAATGTGAATTATGTTTTGCTTCCTTCGGTAATGCGTTTAAATAGTTGGTATGAGCATGAATGTGACCTATACAATGAGACTGTAATAGAGTGTCCTGATTCATTTAAAAACTCCTCTACCCATCTTGACTATTTAGTTGAAATGCAACACTATGGATTACCTACAAGACTTTTAGATATTACAAGAAATCCTTTAGTAGCACTTTATTTTGCATGTTGTGATAATTTTAATAGTCAAGGTGAATTAGTTGTTTTTGATGTGAAAACTGATGAAATTAAGTATCCAAAAAGCGATACGGTTTCAATATTAGCTAGTTTACCACTATTAGATTCTAATATGAAGAAGAAATTGCTTACATGGGCGAAGGATAAGACTCTTAGTACAAGTGATTTTAATTGTAAAGCAATTAGACTTCTTCATGAAGTAAAATTAGAAAAACCTGCCTTTAGAGATGAGATAGTTAAAGAGGATATTTTAAACTGTTTTTTTGTTCTTGCTGAGAAAAAGAATGATAGAATTATTAAGCAGGATGGTGCTTTTATAATTTGTGGGTTATTTGATATAACAAATAATGTAATTAATAAGTATAGGTATAGAGAGGGTAAAAAAATTCAAATTTATATAATAGAAAAACAAGCTAAAAAGGGCATTTTAAAACAGCTGGACAAGTTTTCAATTAACAGAGGTCAGCTCTTTCCTGAAATTGCAGATGTGACAGGACATGTAAAAGAAAAATATAAATAG
- a CDS encoding AAA family ATPase, which produces MYLRSLRIQGFRKHYDTTIVFSDSTFLIGENNVGKSSILYALDYLLNGKKVNQNEYFSCITTEGENKRIADDIILTAEFCDLPTEARLWRGFKGRVIPSINKVAGETGLSFIYRKTFSIGASSAKIETKEFKKEIKPNYRDCKTVQDYLDNGLDEGNLSDEINQLDRDKKLTNKQKRMFDSVDEIFDFDETEEVWVENPGGIPQNVLSKLPKYLLIPAQDREDEITGSSGTLQKTLNELFSEIRESSENYKKAQEYLDKLSQELNPEDTSTEISKMIVELNNIVSEIFPGTGITTLANLSDADSVIKPTFRIEMNSNITTPANLQGTGLIRSTVFALLRYKSLRDNRKNNSETRPLIIGFEEPEIYLHPNAISKMRDTIYNLAENADNQIVCTTHSPYMIDISKKPSQVLNSLWTTIRDDISEDGKAELVESMPFNVTDEFIKLQGDSKNYIKMILKIDESIARCFFVKKVLIVEGDTEQVVLTETINRMPHSLKNQIFSDWHIVRARGKAAIIPLVKYLKAMTIDVYVIHDGDFGVNGAECFNKPIREALSDDSKLVVLENCIEDVLGYNAPKTDKPFVAYKHIQDNWTD; this is translated from the coding sequence ATGTATTTGCGTTCACTGAGAATTCAAGGCTTTAGAAAACATTACGATACTACAATTGTTTTTTCTGATTCTACATTCTTAATTGGTGAAAATAATGTTGGGAAAAGTAGTATTTTGTATGCCCTTGACTATTTGTTGAATGGTAAAAAAGTAAATCAGAATGAATATTTTTCATGTATCACTACAGAGGGAGAGAATAAACGAATTGCTGATGATATTATTTTGACAGCAGAATTCTGTGATTTACCTACTGAAGCTAGGTTATGGAGAGGCTTTAAAGGCAGAGTAATACCATCTATTAACAAGGTTGCCGGTGAAACCGGGTTGAGTTTTATATACAGAAAAACTTTTAGTATTGGTGCATCTTCAGCAAAAATTGAAACCAAAGAATTTAAAAAAGAAATTAAACCTAATTATAGAGATTGTAAGACTGTACAAGATTATTTGGATAATGGTTTAGATGAAGGTAATTTATCAGATGAAATAAACCAATTAGATAGGGATAAGAAGTTGACGAACAAGCAAAAAAGAATGTTTGATTCAGTAGATGAAATATTTGATTTTGATGAAACTGAAGAAGTATGGGTAGAAAATCCCGGTGGTATTCCTCAGAATGTATTGAGTAAATTGCCTAAGTACTTACTCATACCGGCACAGGATAGAGAAGATGAAATAACAGGATCATCAGGTACACTTCAAAAGACCTTAAATGAATTATTTTCTGAAATAAGAGAATCTTCAGAAAATTACAAAAAGGCTCAAGAATATTTGGATAAATTAAGCCAAGAATTAAATCCTGAAGATACTAGTACTGAAATTTCTAAAATGATTGTGGAACTTAATAACATTGTATCGGAAATATTTCCTGGTACGGGAATTACAACATTAGCTAATTTAAGTGATGCTGATAGTGTAATAAAGCCAACATTCCGTATAGAAATGAATAGCAATATTACAACACCTGCCAATTTACAGGGAACCGGACTTATTAGATCCACAGTGTTTGCTTTATTAAGGTATAAAAGTTTAAGGGATAATCGAAAAAATAATTCTGAAACAAGACCTTTGATTATCGGATTTGAAGAACCGGAAATTTATTTGCATCCGAATGCTATTAGTAAAATGAGAGATACGATATATAACTTGGCAGAGAATGCAGATAATCAAATTGTTTGTACAACCCATTCTCCGTATATGATTGATATTAGCAAAAAACCATCTCAAGTACTTAACAGTTTATGGACTACTATAAGGGATGATATATCAGAAGACGGAAAAGCTGAATTGGTTGAATCTATGCCTTTTAATGTTACAGATGAGTTTATAAAACTACAAGGAGATTCAAAAAATTATATTAAAATGATTTTAAAAATTGATGAATCAATTGCTAGATGTTTTTTTGTTAAAAAAGTCTTGATTGTGGAAGGTGACACTGAACAAGTTGTTTTGACTGAGACCATAAACAGAATGCCACACTCTCTAAAAAATCAAATATTTTCTGATTGGCATATAGTAAGGGCTCGTGGAAAAGCTGCAATTATTCCATTAGTTAAATATTTAAAAGCTATGACTATAGATGTCTATGTTATACATGATGGTGACTTTGGAGTGAATGGCGCAGAGTGTTTTAATAAACCAATAAGAGAAGCCTTAAGTGATGATAGTAAATTAGTTGTGTTAGAAAATTGTATTGAGGATGTTTTAGGATATAATGCTCCAAAAACTGATAAGCCATTTGTAGCATATAAGCATATACAAGATAATTGGACTGACTAG
- the tnpA gene encoding IS66 family insertion sequence element accessory protein TnpA, translating into MNKGIRTLRKEQNLALWANQVEKCNNSGLSVAQWCRNNNIPVSTFWSRQKKVYEAYTQKTDLNS; encoded by the coding sequence ATGAACAAAGGTATCAGAACATTAAGAAAAGAACAGAACCTGGCTCTTTGGGCAAACCAAGTAGAGAAATGCAACAACAGTGGGTTAAGTGTTGCGCAGTGGTGCAGAAATAACAATATTCCTGTAAGTACATTTTGGAGCAGACAGAAAAAGGTATACGAAGCCTACACTCAAAAAACAGACCTCAATTCATAG
- a CDS encoding IS66 family transposase, whose amino-acid sequence MEQLKINNKKTYGSKSEQSEYIYEQLSLLHNEAELYSDVEAKEEVKVASHTRKERSYS is encoded by the coding sequence ATGGAGCAGCTTAAGATAAATAATAAAAAGACCTATGGCTCAAAAAGTGAACAATCGGAATATATTTACGAACAGCTTAGTCTTCTTCATAACGAAGCAGAGCTCTACTCAGATGTAGAAGCAAAGGAAGAGGTTAAGGTGGCTTCTCATACCCGAAAAGAAAGAAGCTACTCTTGA
- a CDS encoding IS66 family transposase zinc-finger binding domain-containing protein, giving the protein MKTVVVEHTLPEEEKVCPNCNEQLEVIGKEVKKTLKIKPAEVIIQEDVYYTYACKNCEKHGIETPIVKHHRKSQ; this is encoded by the coding sequence ATCAAGACAGTTGTTGTAGAGCATACTCTTCCCGAAGAAGAAAAGGTATGTCCTAACTGTAATGAACAGCTTGAGGTTATTGGTAAGGAAGTAAAGAAAACATTAAAAATCAAACCTGCTGAGGTGATTATTCAGGAGGATGTATATTACACCTACGCCTGCAAGAATTGTGAGAAACACGGTATTGAGACCCCAATAGTAAAACACCACAGGAAAAGCCAGTAA
- a CDS encoding DUF378 domain-containing protein has protein sequence MIDKIALTLLIIGGINWGLVGIFKFDLVAFLCGGQTGVISRIIYIIICLCAIWCITLLFKDTTNANSITDNNSK, from the coding sequence ATGATTGATAAAATAGCTTTGACCCTTTTAATTATCGGTGGTATTAACTGGGGTCTTGTGGGCATTTTTAAATTTGACCTTGTGGCATTTTTGTGTGGTGGTCAGACCGGTGTAATCAGCAGAATTATTTACATCATTATTTGTCTATGTGCAATTTGGTGCATTACTTTGCTTTTCAAAGATACCACTAACGCAAATTCCATTACCGATAACAATTCTAAATAG
- a CDS encoding helix-turn-helix domain-containing protein → MNKRPNQNESGIIFKLDKVMKEKGYSKNKLCVNCNLRFETVQGYYNGNISRVDLYVLASICKELHCNVQDIIEYVGD, encoded by the coding sequence ATGAATAAAAGACCAAATCAAAATGAATCCGGAATTATATTTAAATTGGACAAAGTTATGAAAGAAAAAGGCTATTCAAAAAACAAACTATGTGTAAACTGCAATTTAAGATTTGAAACTGTACAAGGCTACTATAACGGTAATATTAGCAGAGTTGACCTTTATGTTCTTGCGTCCATTTGTAAAGAACTACATTGCAATGTTCAAGATATAATTGAATATGTAGGAGATTGA
- a CDS encoding zinc ribbon domain-containing protein, with amino-acid sequence MKEKSGCSGALFIFLSIANFIFAYFAYRGEHSAKPAKVISIINGKMSSVGSLGGSSKAVEMYSTLFYIFIVLGIIFLILSIVMFCAGESSKSENTNVNSEENAEKDKPRFIACPKCGELNSSNNTKCFKCKTDLIEIINKKETKTSNVWICPKCGRENQNYVGTCGCGEVKPK; translated from the coding sequence ATGAAAGAAAAAAGTGGTTGTAGTGGGGCATTGTTTATATTTTTAAGTATTGCCAATTTTATTTTTGCTTATTTTGCTTATCGTGGAGAACATAGTGCTAAACCGGCAAAAGTAATAAGCATAATAAATGGAAAAATGTCCTCAGTCGGTTCTCTTGGTGGAAGTTCAAAAGCAGTGGAAATGTACTCAACATTGTTTTACATTTTTATTGTATTAGGTATTATTTTTCTTATATTAAGTATAGTAATGTTTTGTGCAGGTGAATCAAGTAAGAGTGAAAATACTAATGTGAACAGTGAAGAAAATGCTGAAAAAGACAAACCAAGATTTATTGCTTGTCCAAAGTGTGGGGAGCTTAATAGTAGTAATAATACAAAATGTTTTAAATGTAAAACAGACTTGATAGAAATAATCAATAAAAAAGAAACTAAAACTAGTAATGTATGGATATGTCCAAAGTGTGGAAGAGAAAACCAAAATTATGTGGGTACTTGTGGATGTGGTGAGGTAAAACCAAAATGA